Part of the Geovibrio ferrireducens genome, TCCTGTCCCTTTTCTGTACACGCTCGCGCCGAACTCAGTTCGGCTTCGCTTCGCAGGCGCAACTCCGTCCATGGAATTGTATACGTCATCCCCAGGTGATCTTGCCGCCGTTAAACCCTATCACCGCCATAACAGGCAGATTAAGGAGCAGAAGACCGTTGTAGAGGTTGGAAACCCCTGTCCCGGCAGCCGAGATAGACGGATCGCTGAACCTCAGCCACATTTCCGCCATGCACATAAGAAACAGCAGGGCTGAGAAGGCTATCTTCGTAACAAAGACATTAGATGTCGCATAGTGATAGTTCACCCACCAGCTGAAAAAGCCGGAGGCTATTGTGGGGACGAGGGCAACACCGCCGGCCACCATGCAGTGAAAGGCTGTGGTCTCAAAGCTCGGCTCCCCGGTGAACAGGAACATAATCTGCATAAACACCGCAAAGCTGAGAAGACCCATGGGGAAATGTATGAACATAGGGTGCGGGTGGAGCTTTCGGTAAACATCCCTCAGCATCGCCTTAAGCTCATCGGATGAGGATGTCTGAATCTTCGCCACTGATTCCGTGAGCACATCAACGGGCTTTATTCTGGAAAAAACCTCATCAGTGTGCGGTGCTTTGTCCAGATCCTCAGTGAGATCCCGTCCGGCAAAGTGCCTCTTAACGTGCTGACCGTTTTTCCACAGTCTGCTCTCCGTAACATCATAAACGTGGCCTTTGTAGCCTATATACGCCCTGCGCCCTTCTTTACCGTCAAACTTGCTGAGTTCTTCCCTGTCCAAATCCGTACCTCCAAAAAAGCATATTCCGGGGCTTTACCTCAGATTTACCTTTTGGCAATTATCATTTAAACTATAAGAAAATATACCAGAATGCAGAATCAAGTTCCACCGCAATCGGTCTGCTTGACAAAAACATTCCGTACATCTACATTTTATTGAACACACAGCGGAGTCGCAATGAAAAAAATCAGTATTGACAATGCGGAAGGTCAGGTTCTCGCATACGACATCACAGAAGTTAGCCTGGAGAAGAAAATAAAGAACAGAGCATTCAAGCGCGGACATGTAATCTGTGCGGATGACATAGAGTATATGAAAAACCTCGGCCGCAGAAACATTTTTGTTATGGACGGCAATGACACGGATGTTCATGAGGATGACGCGGCAAAAATGGCCGCACCCCTCGCCGCAGGTGAAAATGTCACCTACGACAAAGAGACCAGCGAAGGAAAAGTTTCATTCTATGCGGAAATTGACGGAGTTTTCCATGTGGACAGGGAAAAACTGCTGGCAGTAAACAGCCTTGAGATCCCCTCCATGCCCACCCTGCATGACGGTTTTCCCGTGAAGAAAGGCGCTCAGGTGGCAGCTTTCAGGATAATCCCCCTTGTCTGCACTGAGGAGCTTATGAACTCTGTCAGAAGCATTCTCGACAAACCTATATTAAGCGTTAATCCATACAAAATAAAAACAGCCTGCATTCTGGTAACAGGGAACGAGGTTTACGAAGGGCGCATAAAGGAAGGCTTCATACCCAAGCTTTCCGCTAAGCTCAATGCAATGGGCGTTGAAGTTGTCGCAACCGCTGTCGCCCCCGATGACAGAGAGCACATAACCGGTGAGCTTAAAAAAATGCTTGAGCTCACCGACCTTGTGCTCACCACAGGCGGAACCAGCGTTGACCCTGATGATGTCACTACAGATGCCATAAAGGACGCAGGAGTGCAGATAATCTGCAAGGGCAACCCCATACAGCCGGGGAACAACTGCTCCATAGGCTACATAGGAGAAAAAACCGTGGTCTGTGTGCCTGCTGCGGCTCTGTTTTTCCATGCAACAGCGCTGGACATCTATCTGCC contains:
- a CDS encoding molybdopterin-binding protein — translated: MKKISIDNAEGQVLAYDITEVSLEKKIKNRAFKRGHVICADDIEYMKNLGRRNIFVMDGNDTDVHEDDAAKMAAPLAAGENVTYDKETSEGKVSFYAEIDGVFHVDREKLLAVNSLEIPSMPTLHDGFPVKKGAQVAAFRIIPLVCTEELMNSVRSILDKPILSVNPYKIKTACILVTGNEVYEGRIKEGFIPKLSAKLNAMGVEVVATAVAPDDREHITGELKKMLELTDLVLTTGGTSVDPDDVTTDAIKDAGVQIICKGNPIQPGNNCSIGYIGEKTVVCVPAAALFFHATALDIYLPKILAQEKITKEFIANSGHGGLCHFCEKCHYPVCPFGRGGL
- a CDS encoding DUF2231 domain-containing protein produces the protein MDREELSKFDGKEGRRAYIGYKGHVYDVTESRLWKNGQHVKRHFAGRDLTEDLDKAPHTDEVFSRIKPVDVLTESVAKIQTSSSDELKAMLRDVYRKLHPHPMFIHFPMGLLSFAVFMQIMFLFTGEPSFETTAFHCMVAGGVALVPTIASGFFSWWVNYHYATSNVFVTKIAFSALLFLMCMAEMWLRFSDPSISAAGTGVSNLYNGLLLLNLPVMAVIGFNGGKITWG